The following proteins are co-located in the Dyadobacter chenwenxiniae genome:
- a CDS encoding glycoside hydrolase family 2 protein: protein MKRALLGLWLLSCVLSVDSVAQKPSEWKYVEGKIVTPWTEKVNVANVHPEYPRPQMVRQNWLNMNGLWNYSIVPKQASEARPVSFDGRILVPFAVESALSGVSKTVGKDSVLWYQRSIDFSPKLKDQRVLIHFGAVDWKCDVFVNGKPAGTHQGGYDPFSFDITDLLLKKKQQDISVRVWDPSSDGPQPRGKQIKNPHGIWYTPVTGIWQTVWLETVPTTHIVDFKQVPDIDKQTLNVSATLTNAAATDRIKVTALDGSAKVAEQEIASGENAVLNIPNAKLWSPENPFLYDLIISVTRNGKVIDEVKSYFAMRKISMQPDENGIQRMALNNKFLFQYGPLDQGWWPDGLYTAPTDEALKFDILKTKEMGFNMIRKHVKVEPARWYRYCDELGMLVWQDMPSGDMGNNWEQRPGITGAETDKDRTPESENIYKTEWKAIIDANDHFPSIVVWVPFNEAWGQFKTEEITNWTMQYDPSRLVNSASGGNFHPVGHIIDMHNYPAPVMPRPDLFGAKQIIVLGEFGGLGLPVDNHVWQQKDNWGYQSFKNPEELYARYESFVKRFEPLIKKGLSAAVYTQTTDVEVEINGLMTYDRKVIKFPEAKLKAIHAPLYNADWVKLKP, encoded by the coding sequence ATGAAAAGAGCACTGCTTGGATTATGGTTACTTTCATGCGTCCTGAGTGTCGACTCAGTGGCACAGAAGCCATCCGAATGGAAATATGTGGAAGGGAAAATCGTCACGCCGTGGACGGAAAAGGTGAATGTTGCCAATGTTCATCCCGAATATCCCAGGCCACAAATGGTCCGCCAGAACTGGTTAAACATGAATGGTCTCTGGAATTATTCTATTGTTCCTAAGCAAGCTTCGGAAGCCAGACCTGTATCTTTTGACGGCCGGATCCTGGTTCCGTTTGCAGTAGAATCTGCCTTGTCGGGCGTGAGTAAGACGGTTGGGAAAGACAGCGTGCTCTGGTATCAGCGCAGTATTGATTTTTCACCTAAATTAAAGGATCAGCGTGTTTTGATTCATTTCGGTGCGGTGGATTGGAAATGTGATGTGTTTGTGAACGGCAAGCCCGCAGGAACACATCAGGGCGGTTATGATCCGTTTTCCTTTGACATCACCGATCTGCTGTTGAAGAAAAAGCAACAGGATATCAGCGTGCGGGTGTGGGACCCGAGCAGCGACGGGCCTCAGCCGCGTGGCAAGCAGATTAAAAATCCGCATGGGATCTGGTATACGCCGGTGACGGGTATCTGGCAAACCGTTTGGCTGGAAACTGTTCCAACCACGCATATTGTTGATTTCAAACAGGTGCCGGATATTGATAAGCAGACGCTTAATGTTTCCGCGACGCTTACAAATGCCGCAGCGACAGACAGAATCAAAGTTACTGCCCTGGACGGTTCTGCCAAGGTTGCCGAGCAGGAAATTGCATCGGGCGAAAATGCCGTGCTGAACATCCCGAATGCAAAATTATGGTCTCCTGAGAATCCATTTCTTTATGACCTGATAATATCCGTAACCAGAAACGGAAAGGTCATTGACGAGGTGAAAAGCTATTTCGCAATGCGCAAGATTTCTATGCAGCCCGATGAGAACGGCATTCAGCGTATGGCTCTGAATAACAAGTTTTTGTTCCAATACGGACCGCTCGACCAAGGCTGGTGGCCAGACGGACTTTACACCGCTCCAACAGACGAAGCCCTGAAATTCGACATATTAAAAACCAAGGAAATGGGCTTTAATATGATCAGAAAGCACGTGAAAGTGGAGCCGGCAAGATGGTATCGTTACTGTGACGAGCTGGGTATGCTCGTGTGGCAGGACATGCCAAGCGGCGATATGGGCAATAATTGGGAGCAGCGCCCTGGTATAACCGGCGCCGAAACGGATAAGGACCGCACACCTGAATCCGAAAATATCTATAAAACAGAATGGAAAGCCATTATCGATGCGAATGACCATTTCCCATCTATTGTAGTTTGGGTTCCTTTTAATGAGGCGTGGGGACAATTCAAAACGGAAGAAATCACAAATTGGACCATGCAATATGACCCCAGCCGACTGGTTAACAGTGCCAGCGGAGGCAATTTCCATCCCGTAGGGCACATTATCGACATGCACAATTATCCCGCGCCTGTCATGCCAAGGCCTGATCTTTTCGGTGCTAAACAGATCATTGTGCTGGGTGAGTTCGGTGGGCTGGGGCTGCCGGTTGATAACCATGTTTGGCAGCAGAAGGATAACTGGGGTTACCAAAGCTTCAAGAATCCCGAAGAGCTTTACGCTCGTTACGAATCCTTCGTCAAACGGTTTGAGCCATTAATCAAAAAAGGATTATCCGCAGCAGTCTACACACAAACCACTGATGTTGAGGTAGAAATAAACGGGCTCATGACATACGATCGCAAAGTGATCAAATTCCCTGAGGCAAAGTTGAAAGCGATACACGCCCCACTTTACAATGCAGATTGGGTGAAGTTAAAGCCTTGA